The genome window GATGTGATCCTGTAGTCATCCATCCGGGATATACTATGCTCACAGGCAGATCAAAAAGTATTGAGGAAACAACAAGAAACTACTTCATTGAAGATTTACATGAAATATACAGCTATGCAGCAGAGAGAGATTTGAGGGTAGCTATTGAAAATGTCCATTTGCCATTTTTTTTCCTTTGTGATCCGGGAGATTTTAAGGAGCTTCACAAAAAAATCCCGGATATCGGTCTAACACTCGACATAGGCCATGCCTATATTACAAAAATCTCAAATGGCGTGAAAGACCCGGAAGGGGCAATTCTCCAGGATATAAAAGATATCGGCATAGAGCATCTTTTCCATGTTCATATACATAATAATTGGGGGACAAAGGACAACCACTTATTCTACAATGGCAATACTAACCTGAAAAGGATTATACACGGTCTTGTTGAGCTTGGATACACAGGAAAGCTAATCATTGAAAGTTATGAGATAGAGGAAATGGGAATCAATACCGCACTTGAAAAATTAAAAGAAA of Pseudomonadota bacterium contains these proteins:
- a CDS encoding sugar phosphate isomerase/epimerase, whose translation is MNFGLATFFFVKKHILDVVYDIIAADIKTIELSCEMPHILDMNDNFVSRMNEFTRSGIEFSIHAPFFEVNLGSFYDDYRKNAIRMLKQTIDIAYGIGCDPVVIHPGYTMLTGRSKSIEETTRNYFIEDLHEIYSYAAERDLRVAIENVHLPFFFLCDPGDFKELHKKIPDIGLTLDIGHAYITKISNGVKDPEGAILQDIKDIGIEHLFHVHIHNNWGTKDNHLFYNGNTNLKRIIHGLVELGYTGKLIIESYEIEEMGINTALEKLKEIS